The sequence CTGGAATACTAACATTTATACATGTTAGTCATAACTTGGAGACAAGTTGATATTTGCTTTGAGAAACAAGATCCTTCCGCAATATCTTGCCAGCAGCTGACTTTGGAATAGTGACAATGAAACTCACCTTTCTCACTTTCTTATATGGAGCAACCTGAAAATTCTCCATTTTactttaagtaaaataaaaaacagttaAAATGAGCATATGAAAGAGAGTTACCTGGCCTGCAACAAATTGAATGACTTGGTTTTCTGAGAGTTCAGAACCAGCTGCTCTCACCACATATGCCATTGGTATCTGTCCAGTTTCTTCATCTTCAACCCTGCAACATATCTTTGTTTCCACATGAGGAAGTCatacaaataatgaaaaatgaaagtgaaaatgtGATAGAGTAACGCACGGTATAACTGCTGCATCAACTATAAGGGGATGACTTAGCAGCACAGATTCCAGTTCTGCAGGAGCCACCTGACACAAGTAATTTGATACCTTGATATAACTAAAGCAATTTACTGATATTCCAATCGAAAACTGAACTTTTATGGCTTTAAGTACCTGATAACCATTGTGCTTGATTAGCTCCTTTATTCGTTCAACTATATAAACAAATCCCTTCTCATCAATGTAACCAAGATCACCAGTCTTCAACCAACCTTCTGAATCAATAGTTGCACTTGTTGCCTCCAAATTTCCTAGATATCCTTTCATAATAGTAGGACTTTTGAACCATAATTCTCCCTCTTTATGAGGAGGCAAAGGCTTCCCCGTTTCGATGTCTACAACTTTTGCACAAAAAGTTGGAATCAGCTTCCCACATGAATCTGGATGAGCTTTAGCATCTTTATCCGAGGGAAAAAATGTTGCTCCACCACTACTTTCTGTTAGGCCATAACCTTGCCTTAGTTCAACCCAAGGAAACATCCTTCTAAACTCTTGTGCCACTTCCTTGCTCAAAGGTGCAGCACCTGACCCCACCCTTCTTAGGCTGGACAAGTCACACCTAGTTTTCTTTGCTTGTTTTACTAGTGCAAGGATCACTGGTGGCACTGCTGCTATGTTGTTAACCTTGTGCTTCTGGATTGCATCAAGCATGCCTTGGAAGTCATATTTCTGCATCAAAATTGTCGTGACACCAACACACAACAATCCTAATCCAAAGAACACAAGTCCATAGATGTGAAACATTGGAATGAAGGCCAAGAAAACATCATCTTGGGATCCACTTACATCAGCAGACCAAAAGAGTAGTCTCATTATGGAAATGAGATTTGCATGTGTCAGAACCACACCTTTGCTTACCCCTGTGGTTCCTGAAGAGTAAAGTATAGCAGCAGTGTCTGATTGTGCCACAGGAACTTGAGGCAACTCTGGTGAAGTACAACAGCCTTCTATTAACTCTTCAACTGATAACATGTTGCCATCAGAAGGACGAGAAGTGAGAATTGTAGGAACCCCAGTTGGGACCAATTTGTGTAGCTCCTCAGGTGCTGAGATGGCTAGTTTAGCACCCGAATCATGCACTTGCTTCGCAATTTCTGTTGCAGTGTTGATGGGGTTGGCAGTGGTAAGAACGGCTCCAACTGATAAAACAGCTAGGCATATGGCTGAGTACAAGGTTGAGTTTGGTGACAATACAAATACAACATCACCTTTCCTAATCTCAAGTCCATGGAACAAAGCTGATGCAAGGGAGTAAATAGACCTTTTTAGCTCACCATAGCTTACACTCCTACTAGTACCTGAATCAATGAATGCAATTCTTGCCTCAGCAAGGTGTGTCTGTGGGAACTGTGACAGCACAAAATTGGCAGTGTTAAGATCAGGCCTTGTTGGGA comes from Glycine soja cultivar W05 chromosome 20, ASM419377v2, whole genome shotgun sequence and encodes:
- the LOC114402729 gene encoding 4-coumarate--CoA ligase-like 5 is translated as MSGEQILSSNEEYNKSQPPFGTKSGYDSRTGIYHSLIKLVTKHEIPTRPDLNTANFVLSQFPQTHLAEARIAFIDSGTSRSVSYGELKRSIYSLASALFHGLEIRKGDVVFVLSPNSTLYSAICLAVLSVGAVLTTANPINTATEIAKQVHDSGAKLAISAPEELHKLVPTGVPTILTSRPSDGNMLSVEELIEGCCTSPELPQVPVAQSDTAAILYSSGTTGVSKGVVLTHANLISIMRLLFWSADVSGSQDDVFLAFIPMFHIYGLVFFGLGLLCVGVTTILMQKYDFQGMLDAIQKHKVNNIAAVPPVILALVKQAKKTRCDLSSLRRVGSGAAPLSKEVAQEFRRMFPWVELRQGYGLTESSGGATFFPSDKDAKAHPDSCGKLIPTFCAKVVDIETGKPLPPHKEGELWFKSPTIMKGYLGNLEATSATIDSEGWLKTGDLGYIDEKGFVYIVERIKELIKHNGYQVAPAELESVLLSHPLIVDAAVIPVEDEETGQIPMAYVVRAAGSELSENQVIQFVAGQVAPYKKVRKVSFIVTIPKSAAGKILRKDLVSQSKYQLVSKL